One genomic window of Sphingomonas ginsengisoli An et al. 2013 includes the following:
- a CDS encoding SMP-30/gluconolactonase/LRE family protein, translating into MTPELTIAVDGLGFPESPVAMTDGTLLFVDIKAQTLLRTHAGGGVDTVASLPGGPNGVAIGPDGAAYVCNNGGVYSWQDLPGIGTVPQSPPPPSYAGGSVQRVDLKTGAVTTLYEQFDGARLLAPDDLVFDSSGGFWFTDSGLQLLDGTKHGALYYGTADGQPLRKAATIPMANGVGLSPDGKTVYVSDTMQGRLWALDIVGPGQVAPGQLPVMPGRVICTLPGFQWLDSLKVEAGGNICVGTIFNGGISVFGPDGSVDHIPVPAVFTTNLCFGGLDLTDVWITASSQNRIYHTVWPRPGLKLAFQA; encoded by the coding sequence ATGACACCCGAACTCACCATCGCCGTCGACGGGCTCGGCTTTCCCGAAAGCCCGGTCGCAATGACTGACGGGACGTTGCTGTTCGTCGACATCAAGGCGCAGACCCTGTTGCGGACCCACGCCGGAGGCGGCGTCGACACGGTCGCCAGCCTCCCTGGTGGCCCCAACGGCGTCGCGATCGGGCCCGATGGCGCGGCCTACGTCTGCAACAATGGCGGGGTCTACAGTTGGCAGGACCTGCCCGGGATCGGTACCGTGCCCCAGTCGCCGCCGCCGCCCTCCTATGCCGGCGGTTCGGTCCAGCGGGTCGACCTCAAGACCGGCGCGGTGACCACCCTTTACGAGCAATTTGACGGGGCTCGCCTGCTCGCCCCCGACGACCTCGTCTTCGATTCGAGCGGCGGCTTCTGGTTCACCGATTCAGGCCTGCAGCTGCTCGACGGCACCAAGCATGGCGCGCTCTATTACGGCACCGCCGATGGCCAGCCGCTGCGCAAGGCGGCGACGATCCCGATGGCGAACGGCGTCGGCCTCTCCCCCGACGGCAAGACCGTCTATGTCTCGGACACGATGCAGGGGCGGTTGTGGGCGCTCGACATCGTCGGCCCGGGTCAGGTAGCGCCCGGCCAGCTGCCGGTGATGCCCGGCCGCGTCATCTGCACGCTTCCCGGCTTCCAGTGGCTCGACAGTCTCAAGGTCGAGGCCGGCGGCAACATCTGCGTCGGGACGATCTTCAACGGCGGCATCAGCGTGTTCGGCCCCGACGGCAGCGTCGACCACATTCCCGTGCCCGCGGTGTTCACCACCAACCTCTGCTTCGGCGGGCTCGACTTGACGGACGTTTGGATTACCGCGTCGAGCCAGAACCGCATCTACCACACCGTCTGGCCGCGGCCCGGCCTCAAGCTGGCATTCCAGGCGTGA
- the moaA gene encoding GTP 3',8-cyclase MoaA translates to MIALPQRSTATDPMIDSFGRRITYVRLSVTDRCDLRCRYCMAEDMQFLPKQEILSFDEIAALTDVLIARGVKRIRLTGGEPLVRRDISDLCARLGKRLDHGLDELTMTTNGTQLARFAPALRAAGIRRINVSLDSRDAARFRQITRRGDLAQVLGGIEAAAAAGLAIKINMVALKGVNDDEIEDMLRWCAGQGHTLTLIETMPLGDVEADRAEHYLPLDEVRRTLERRLTLVPSPHRTGGPARYFDVPELGTTLGLITPLTNNFCDGCNRIRITATGTVFGCLGQDQKVELRTLLRTGGPAAVHGALDELLAGKPRGHDFRIAAPRPAIARHMNVTGG, encoded by the coding sequence ATGATCGCGTTGCCGCAACGCTCTACCGCCACCGATCCGATGATCGACAGCTTCGGACGGCGGATCACCTACGTCCGGCTGTCGGTGACCGACCGCTGCGACCTGCGCTGCCGCTATTGCATGGCCGAGGACATGCAGTTCCTGCCGAAGCAGGAGATCCTCAGTTTCGATGAGATCGCGGCGCTCACCGACGTCCTGATCGCGCGCGGGGTCAAGCGGATCCGGCTGACTGGCGGCGAGCCGTTGGTGCGGCGGGACATCTCCGATCTTTGCGCGCGGCTCGGCAAGCGGCTGGACCACGGGCTCGACGAACTGACCATGACGACCAACGGCACCCAGCTCGCCCGCTTCGCTCCAGCGCTGCGGGCTGCCGGCATTCGCCGAATTAATGTCAGCCTCGACAGCCGTGACGCAGCGCGCTTTCGCCAGATCACGCGCCGTGGCGACCTTGCCCAGGTGCTCGGCGGGATCGAGGCCGCGGCCGCCGCTGGCCTCGCGATAAAAATCAACATGGTCGCCCTGAAGGGCGTCAACGACGACGAGATCGAGGACATGCTGCGCTGGTGCGCGGGGCAGGGCCATACGCTCACCCTGATCGAGACGATGCCGCTTGGTGACGTCGAGGCCGATCGTGCCGAGCATTACCTCCCACTCGACGAAGTCCGCCGCACACTCGAACGACGCTTGACGCTGGTGCCCTCGCCGCACCGAACCGGCGGCCCGGCGCGCTATTTCGACGTTCCCGAACTCGGCACGACGCTCGGCCTGATCACACCGCTCACCAACAATTTCTGCGACGGCTGCAACCGCATTCGCATTACCGCCACCGGGACCGTGTTCGGCTGCCTCGGCCAGGACCAGAAGGTCGAGCTGCGCACGCTGCTGCGGACGGGCGGGCCGGCGGCAGTGCACGGTGCGCTAGACGAATTGCTGGCGGGCAAGCCTCGCGGCCACGACTTCCGCATCGCCGCGCCGCGCCCAGCGATCGCACGGCATATGAACGTCACCGGCGGCTGA
- a CDS encoding NTP transferase domain-containing protein, which translates to MPLDGKPLVTYGADLCAVAPFASRYAVVAPADIALRDMLSGAGLTLVDNSDPATGRNRSLRIGLAAALTEGVEGVLVLLGDMPHVTLGHLEALARAAEPDTAAISHDGDAAMPPTLIPAAIARAVLGEPDRPVRTLLGEPALVHADPALLADYDTPNRFERAP; encoded by the coding sequence ATGCCCCTCGATGGGAAACCGTTGGTCACCTATGGCGCCGATCTCTGCGCGGTGGCGCCGTTCGCCAGCCGTTACGCGGTGGTCGCGCCGGCTGACATTGCGCTGCGCGACATGCTGAGCGGAGCCGGCCTGACACTGGTCGACAATTCTGACCCCGCGACCGGCCGCAACCGCTCGCTGCGGATCGGTCTCGCCGCCGCTCTTACTGAGGGGGTCGAGGGGGTATTGGTGCTGCTCGGCGACATGCCCCACGTCACGCTTGGGCACCTTGAGGCGCTCGCACGTGCGGCCGAGCCGGATACCGCTGCGATCAGCCACGACGGTGACGCCGCCATGCCGCCGACCCTCATTCCGGCGGCGATTGCGCGCGCTGTGCTTGGCGAGCCCGACCGCCCGGTGCGAACGCTGTTGGGAGAGCCCGCGCTGGTTCACGCGGATCCCGCGTTGCTTGCCGATTACGATACGCCCAACCGCTTTGAGCGCGCCCCATGA
- a CDS encoding XdhC family protein: MLNLLADGRRRGLRGVLATITNLTGSGARAIGTHMAVLANGDCAGSFSSGCVEAAIVAEALAVLTEGQARTVRFGQGSPYLDLKLPCGGGMDVLFLPDPDMAVIDTALAQLARREPVSLALGHSGRIALGPVAVEQWGDALRVARTPPLRLILLGHGAEMLTSLRLARSLRLAVELFSPDEEVVAAGKAEGAKATLLGSAASPPELDGDCWTAFLFLFHDHDWEPPLLAKALASDALWIGAMGSPRTHVARQTALAGLGLAGEAIARVHGPVGVIPSARDPTTLALSALAEIVGAYAAATQ, translated from the coding sequence GTGTTGAATCTGCTCGCCGACGGGCGCCGTCGCGGGCTGCGCGGAGTCCTCGCAACCATCACCAACCTTACCGGCAGCGGCGCCCGCGCGATCGGCACGCACATGGCGGTGCTGGCCAACGGCGACTGCGCCGGCTCCTTTTCGAGCGGTTGCGTCGAGGCAGCGATTGTCGCCGAGGCGCTGGCGGTGCTGACCGAGGGTCAGGCGCGCACAGTGCGGTTCGGGCAGGGTTCGCCCTACCTCGACCTTAAGCTGCCCTGCGGCGGCGGAATGGACGTTTTGTTCCTGCCCGACCCCGACATGGCCGTGATCGACACCGCGCTCGCCCAGCTCGCGCGGCGCGAGCCGGTGAGCCTCGCGCTTGGCCATTCGGGCAGGATCGCCCTCGGGCCTGTCGCGGTCGAGCAATGGGGCGACGCTCTTCGGGTGGCGCGCACGCCGCCGCTCCGGCTTATCCTGCTCGGCCATGGGGCTGAGATGCTGACGTCGCTGCGCCTCGCGCGAAGCCTGCGCCTGGCGGTCGAACTGTTTTCGCCGGACGAAGAGGTCGTCGCAGCGGGCAAGGCAGAAGGGGCGAAGGCGACGTTGCTCGGTTCGGCCGCCAGCCCGCCCGAACTCGACGGAGATTGTTGGACCGCCTTCCTGTTCCTGTTCCACGATCACGACTGGGAGCCGCCGCTGCTGGCGAAGGCGCTGGCCAGCGATGCCCTGTGGATCGGAGCGATGGGCAGTCCGCGCACGCACGTCGCCCGCCAAACCGCCCTTGCCGGTCTCGGGCTCGCCGGCGAGGCCATCGCCCGGGTGCACGGCCCGGTCGGCGTTATCCCGAGCGCACGCGATCCGACGACGTTGGCGCTGTCGGCGCTGGCGGAGATCGTGGGCGCCTATGCGGCGGCGACGCAGTGA
- the paoC gene encoding aldehyde oxidoreductase molybdenum-binding subunit PaoC has translation MKFTEAAGANPIDRMTVVGRAHNRIDGPLKTSGRAPYAYEHNDVGHLAYAYPVAAGIAHGQIVSIDSGAARRASGVLAVVTALDVGKLGKGNFNTVKLFGGREVDHYQQAVAVVVAETFEQARAAAALVHVDYNRGKGRFDLDAELKHAPLKSGEDGAASPVKRVGEFEQAFAAAPVQLDQVYTTPDHSHAMMEPHATIARWDGDKLTVWTSNQMIDWGRSDLAKTLGIPKDMIRFLSPYVGGGFGGKLFLRADTVLAALGAKAAKRPVKLALPRPMIANNTTHRPATRQRIRIGAARDGTITAIAHESGSGDQPDGQPETAVNQTELLYAGANRMTAMRLAVLDLPEGNAMRAPGEAPGLMALEIAIDEMAEKLGLDPIEFRARNDTQVDPAKPERRFSERQLVRCLREGAQRFGWAQRNSRPGQVRDGRWLTGLGVAAAFRNHINMASAARVRLGHDGLVTVETDMTDIGTGSYTIIAQTAAEMMGVPLEGVVVKLGDSSFPVSAGSGGQFGAANATAGVYAACVKLREAAAQRLGLDPATATFAGGKVQGGGRALALRDAAAKGELVAEDKIEFGELDKSHQMSTFGAHFVEVGVDAYTGVTRVRRMLAVCAAGRILNPTSARSQVIGAMTMGLGAALMEELAVDKRFGLFVNHDLAGYEVPVHADVPHQEVVFLDEADPLANPMKAKGVGELGLCGVGAAIANAVYNATGVRVRDYPITLDKHLGRLPPLA, from the coding sequence ATGAAGTTCACCGAGGCCGCCGGCGCCAACCCGATCGACCGGATGACGGTGGTCGGCCGCGCCCACAATCGCATCGATGGACCGCTCAAGACGAGCGGCCGCGCGCCCTATGCCTATGAGCACAACGACGTCGGCCATCTTGCTTACGCCTACCCGGTCGCCGCCGGCATCGCCCATGGGCAGATCGTCTCGATCGACTCCGGCGCCGCTCGGCGCGCATCGGGCGTGCTGGCGGTGGTCACCGCGCTCGACGTCGGCAAGCTCGGCAAGGGCAATTTCAACACGGTGAAGCTGTTCGGCGGACGAGAGGTCGACCATTATCAACAGGCCGTCGCGGTGGTCGTCGCCGAGACATTCGAGCAGGCGCGCGCCGCAGCCGCGCTGGTCCATGTCGACTATAATCGCGGCAAGGGACGCTTCGATCTCGACGCGGAGCTCAAGCATGCGCCGCTCAAGAGCGGGGAGGATGGCGCGGCCTCGCCGGTCAAGCGGGTCGGCGAGTTCGAGCAGGCGTTCGCCGCCGCGCCGGTCCAGCTCGACCAGGTCTACACGACCCCCGACCACAGCCATGCGATGATGGAGCCGCATGCGACCATCGCCCGCTGGGACGGCGACAAGCTGACGGTCTGGACGTCCAACCAGATGATCGACTGGGGCCGCAGCGATCTCGCCAAGACTCTCGGCATTCCCAAGGACATGATCCGCTTCCTCTCTCCCTACGTGGGCGGCGGGTTTGGCGGCAAGCTGTTCCTCCGCGCCGACACGGTGCTGGCGGCGCTGGGGGCGAAGGCGGCCAAGCGGCCCGTCAAGCTGGCCCTGCCGCGGCCGATGATTGCCAACAACACCACCCATCGCCCGGCGACCCGCCAGCGGATCCGGATCGGAGCAGCGCGCGACGGGACGATCACCGCAATCGCCCATGAGAGCGGGTCGGGCGACCAGCCCGACGGCCAGCCCGAGACGGCGGTCAATCAGACCGAGCTGCTCTACGCCGGGGCCAACCGGATGACGGCGATGCGGCTGGCGGTGCTCGACCTGCCCGAGGGCAATGCGATGCGCGCGCCGGGCGAGGCGCCCGGGCTGATGGCGCTCGAGATCGCGATCGACGAGATGGCCGAGAAGCTTGGGCTCGACCCGATCGAGTTCCGCGCGCGCAACGACACCCAGGTCGATCCCGCCAAACCCGAGCGACGCTTCTCCGAGCGCCAACTCGTCCGCTGCCTGCGCGAAGGCGCGCAGCGGTTCGGCTGGGCGCAGCGCAATTCGCGGCCAGGGCAGGTCCGCGACGGCCGCTGGCTGACCGGCCTCGGCGTCGCCGCTGCCTTCCGCAATCATATCAACATGGCGTCGGCGGCGCGTGTCCGGCTGGGCCACGACGGGCTGGTCACGGTCGAGACCGACATGACCGACATCGGCACCGGCAGCTACACGATCATCGCGCAGACCGCCGCCGAGATGATGGGCGTGCCGCTCGAGGGCGTGGTGGTCAAACTAGGCGATTCCTCCTTCCCCGTGTCCGCCGGGTCGGGCGGCCAGTTCGGCGCCGCCAACGCGACTGCCGGGGTCTATGCCGCTTGCGTCAAACTGCGCGAAGCTGCCGCTCAGCGGCTCGGGCTCGACCCCGCCACGGCGACCTTCGCCGGCGGAAAGGTGCAGGGCGGCGGACGTGCGCTCGCGCTGCGCGACGCCGCCGCTAAGGGCGAGCTGGTGGCCGAGGACAAGATCGAGTTCGGCGAGCTCGACAAGAGCCACCAGATGTCGACCTTCGGCGCCCACTTCGTCGAAGTCGGTGTCGATGCCTATACCGGCGTCACCCGGGTCCGGCGGATGCTCGCAGTGTGCGCCGCGGGGCGCATCCTCAACCCCACGTCGGCGCGCAGCCAGGTGATCGGCGCGATGACCATGGGGCTCGGCGCGGCGCTGATGGAGGAATTGGCGGTCGACAAGCGCTTCGGGCTGTTCGTCAATCACGACCTCGCCGGCTACGAGGTGCCGGTGCACGCCGACGTCCCGCACCAGGAAGTTGTCTTCCTCGACGAGGCCGACCCACTCGCCAATCCGATGAAGGCCAAGGGGGTCGGCGAGCTCGGGCTGTGCGGCGTCGGCGCCGCCATCGCCAACGCCGTATACAATGCGACCGGAGTTCGGGTGCGCGACTATCCGATCACGCTCGACAAGCATCTCGGCCGGCTGCCGCCCCTTGCCTGA
- a CDS encoding FAD binding domain-containing protein, which translates to MKAFSYERAADPVQAARLVAERPGAKFLAGGTNLLDLMKLEIETPTHLVDVQDLHLDKIEETRDGGLRIGALVSNTDLAADRRVRRNYAVLTKAIVAGASGQLRNKATTAGNLLQRTRCPYFYDPNMPCNKRRPGSGCAALGGYSRQLAIIGSSDQCIATHPSDMAVAMRVLDASVETVRPDGAVRAIPIADFHRLPGDTPHLETALEPSELITAVTLPRPLGGRHYYEKVRDRSSYAFAVLSVAAVIGRDGRGRVALGGVAPKPWRVEAAEGAMPDGAKAVTARLLSGARPTADNAFKLPLAERTLAAVLSQARAS; encoded by the coding sequence ATGAAGGCGTTTTCGTACGAGCGCGCCGCCGACCCGGTGCAGGCCGCGCGGCTGGTGGCCGAACGGCCCGGCGCCAAGTTCCTCGCCGGCGGCACCAACCTGCTCGACCTGATGAAGCTCGAGATCGAGACTCCGACCCATCTGGTCGACGTCCAGGACCTCCACCTCGACAAGATCGAGGAGACTCGCGACGGCGGCCTGCGCATCGGCGCGCTGGTCAGCAACACCGATCTCGCCGCCGACCGCCGCGTTCGCCGCAATTATGCGGTGCTGACCAAGGCGATCGTCGCCGGTGCCTCGGGCCAATTGCGCAACAAGGCGACGACCGCGGGCAATCTGCTCCAGCGCACGCGCTGCCCCTATTTCTACGACCCCAACATGCCGTGCAACAAGCGGCGGCCGGGGTCGGGCTGTGCCGCGCTTGGCGGCTATTCGCGTCAGCTCGCGATCATCGGGTCTAGCGACCAGTGCATCGCGACCCATCCGTCCGACATGGCGGTGGCGATGCGCGTGCTCGACGCGAGCGTCGAAACGGTAAGGCCCGACGGCGCGGTTCGCGCCATCCCGATCGCCGATTTTCATCGTCTCCCGGGCGACACGCCGCACCTCGAAACCGCGCTCGAGCCGAGCGAGTTGATCACCGCGGTGACGCTGCCGCGACCGCTCGGCGGGCGGCATTATTACGAGAAGGTTCGCGACCGTTCGTCCTACGCGTTCGCGGTGCTGTCGGTCGCCGCGGTCATCGGGCGCGACGGGCGGGGCCGGGTCGCGCTCGGTGGGGTCGCACCCAAGCCGTGGCGGGTCGAGGCGGCGGAGGGCGCGATGCCCGATGGTGCGAAAGCGGTTACTGCACGGCTGCTGTCCGGCGCGCGGCCGACCGCCGACAATGCTTTCAAACTGCCGCTGGCCGAGCGAACGCTGGCCGCGGTACTGAGTCAGGCGAGGGCGTCATGA
- the paoA gene encoding aldehyde dehydrogenase iron-sulfur subunit PaoA, with the protein MSKSDALPVSRRGVLVSGAASAAVVTTPGMEAIARPLPGPAPTTMPVSFEVNGRPEQLNLDTRTTLLDALREHLHLTGTKKGCDHGQCGACTVLLNGQRINSCLSLAVQHQGDKVTTIEGLGSPDRLHPMQAAFVKHDGYQCGYCTPGQICSAVAVLDEIKRGIPSYVQADPADAPKLSNMELRERMSGNICRCGAYSNIAEAIAEVAGATA; encoded by the coding sequence ATGAGCAAATCCGATGCTCTGCCCGTGTCGCGGCGCGGCGTGCTGGTCAGCGGCGCGGCCTCTGCCGCGGTGGTGACGACGCCAGGGATGGAGGCGATCGCCCGCCCGTTACCGGGGCCGGCGCCGACGACCATGCCGGTGTCGTTCGAGGTCAACGGCCGGCCCGAGCAGCTCAACCTCGACACCCGCACCACGTTGCTCGACGCCCTGCGCGAGCACCTCCACCTGACCGGTACCAAGAAGGGCTGCGACCACGGCCAGTGCGGCGCCTGCACGGTGCTGCTCAACGGCCAGCGGATCAACAGCTGCCTGAGCCTCGCGGTCCAGCATCAGGGCGACAAGGTGACCACGATCGAAGGCCTCGGCAGCCCCGACCGGCTGCATCCGATGCAGGCCGCCTTCGTCAAGCACGACGGCTACCAGTGCGGCTATTGCACGCCCGGCCAGATCTGCTCGGCGGTCGCGGTGCTCGACGAGATCAAGCGCGGGATCCCGAGCTATGTGCAGGCCGATCCAGCCGATGCTCCGAAGCTCAGCAATATGGAGCTGCGCGAGCGGATGAGCGGCAACATCTGCCGCTGCGGCGCTTATTCGAACATCGCCGAGGCGATCGCCGAAGTGGCGGGAGCGACGGCATGA